The Rhodopseudomonas palustris genome window below encodes:
- a CDS encoding NYN domain-containing protein: MPSEHRSPRLAVLIDADNASAKIADGLFEEIAKIGEASVRRIYGDFSTSRSKGWADILAKHAIIPQQQFAYTTGKNASDITLVIDAMDLLHSGRFEGFCLVSSDSDFTRLASRIREQGVDVFGFGEQKTPESFRQACRRFVYTENLIAGASDSKGTASTAKPLQPPSAATPIIERVIKQMESEDGWVSLGEVGKHLSNLASDFDPRTFGFRKLSDLVRKTNAFELEHQGGHAMRIRLKPHGAPAEKPTSRRRRSARPNPPTGGAES; the protein is encoded by the coding sequence ATGCCTTCTGAACACCGCTCGCCTCGCCTTGCCGTTCTGATCGATGCGGACAACGCATCGGCCAAGATCGCCGACGGACTGTTCGAGGAGATTGCGAAAATCGGCGAAGCCAGCGTTCGCCGGATCTACGGCGACTTCTCCACCTCGCGCTCGAAGGGCTGGGCCGACATTCTAGCGAAACACGCCATCATCCCGCAGCAGCAGTTCGCCTACACCACCGGCAAGAACGCCTCCGACATCACGCTGGTGATCGATGCGATGGACCTGCTTCACAGCGGCCGCTTCGAAGGCTTCTGCCTGGTCTCGTCCGACAGCGACTTCACCCGCCTCGCCTCGCGGATTCGCGAGCAAGGCGTCGATGTATTCGGCTTTGGCGAACAGAAGACCCCGGAGAGTTTCCGGCAGGCGTGCCGGCGCTTCGTCTACACCGAGAACCTGATCGCAGGAGCGAGCGACAGCAAGGGTACGGCATCGACGGCGAAGCCGCTTCAGCCGCCGAGCGCAGCCACTCCGATCATCGAGCGGGTGATCAAGCAGATGGAGAGCGAAGACGGTTGGGTGTCGCTCGGCGAAGTCGGCAAGCACCTGTCCAATCTGGCTTCCGACTTCGATCCCAGAACCTTCGGCTTCCGCAAGCTGAGCGACCTCGTTCGCAAGACCAACGCGTTCGAGTTGGAGCATCAGGGCGGCCACGCGATGCGAATTCGCCTGAAGCCGCACGGCGCCCCGGCCGAAAAGCCGACATCCCGGCGGAGGCGCTCCGCGAGACCGAACCCGCCCACGGGCGGCGCCGAGTCCTGA
- a CDS encoding ABC transporter ATP-binding protein, protein MEIAISDVYDSPSLDNAPTREGRMNNDSSGPSPAVAILRSHAREDWRSLSVVVVVVLISSAASVAAPYLFSRAIDQLPKDHASGELLYALFSYAALIGIASVLSRVVQYLSVIISENLGYFVSTELFARILRKRSEFFIEHNPAEIQNAVGQGRGALTTIANIALIVWLPSATQVGLTLVTLGYLLDLQIVLAVAVYGVVVVLVTLGSTRGAQQLLDAAMAASQDNARFAGNAMNAMETLRQLGGSTWMSRRFADRAAAVRDGWRAYMLRRTGTSALLGLGLAAQFAINFALLLPKYQAGAVSIGDIVLFNALLLQLNTPFEMIAQTMDSFARSRAQLVPLTRFWNAPEEHDDRSSASFSISDGTIMFEDVGYDYGNGRGVSGIGFSAGRGTITFIVGETGAGKSTVFKLALKSIEPQQGRITVDGTEIRQIARADWFKMIAVVPQEVILLNESLADNILLGRERDEARLRDVASKAAILQLIEALPEGFDTAVGERGLKLSGGERQRIAVARALYGAPAILFLDEVSSALDEDTERDIMDHIRAIACDVTVLAITHRRSLLTPTDTVVELSASRVAGEEQTVGSH, encoded by the coding sequence GTGGAAATCGCGATCTCTGACGTCTATGACAGCCCCTCCCTGGACAACGCTCCAACGCGCGAGGGCCGCATGAACAACGACAGTTCTGGTCCTAGCCCTGCCGTGGCGATACTGCGCAGCCATGCGCGAGAGGATTGGCGGTCGCTTTCGGTCGTCGTGGTCGTCGTCCTGATCTCCAGCGCAGCCAGCGTCGCGGCGCCGTATCTGTTTTCCCGGGCGATCGACCAACTGCCGAAGGACCACGCGTCCGGCGAACTGCTGTACGCGCTGTTCTCCTATGCGGCGCTGATCGGGATCGCGTCGGTGTTGAGCCGGGTGGTCCAGTATCTCTCGGTCATCATCTCCGAGAACCTCGGATATTTCGTCTCCACCGAGCTGTTCGCGCGAATCTTGCGGAAGCGCTCCGAGTTCTTCATCGAGCACAATCCCGCCGAGATCCAGAATGCAGTCGGCCAGGGACGAGGCGCTCTGACGACCATCGCGAACATCGCTCTGATCGTCTGGCTTCCGAGCGCGACCCAAGTCGGGCTGACGCTGGTCACGCTCGGCTATCTGCTCGATCTGCAGATCGTCCTCGCGGTCGCGGTCTACGGCGTGGTCGTCGTTCTCGTCACACTAGGCTCGACGCGAGGGGCGCAGCAACTTCTGGACGCTGCGATGGCCGCTAGCCAGGACAACGCTCGGTTCGCCGGCAACGCGATGAACGCGATGGAAACCCTGCGCCAGCTCGGTGGCTCGACCTGGATGAGCCGGCGCTTCGCCGATCGCGCAGCTGCCGTCAGGGACGGCTGGCGGGCCTACATGCTCAGGCGGACAGGAACTTCGGCTCTGCTCGGTCTTGGTCTCGCAGCCCAGTTCGCGATTAATTTCGCGCTGCTGTTACCGAAGTATCAGGCTGGGGCCGTCAGCATCGGGGACATCGTGCTGTTCAACGCTCTCCTGCTGCAGCTCAACACCCCGTTCGAAATGATCGCGCAGACCATGGACAGTTTCGCCCGATCGCGCGCGCAACTGGTGCCGCTGACGCGCTTCTGGAATGCTCCGGAAGAACACGACGATCGGTCGTCGGCTTCCTTCAGCATCTCCGATGGCACGATCATGTTCGAAGATGTCGGCTACGATTACGGGAATGGGCGAGGCGTATCAGGTATCGGTTTTTCCGCCGGGCGCGGCACCATCACGTTCATCGTCGGCGAGACCGGCGCGGGAAAGTCGACCGTCTTCAAGCTCGCCCTGAAGTCCATTGAGCCGCAGCAAGGCCGGATCACGGTGGATGGCACCGAGATCCGGCAGATCGCGCGCGCCGATTGGTTCAAGATGATCGCGGTCGTTCCTCAGGAGGTGATCCTGCTCAACGAGAGTCTGGCGGACAACATCCTGCTCGGACGGGAGCGGGACGAAGCGCGGTTGCGAGACGTGGCCAGCAAGGCCGCGATCCTTCAGCTGATCGAAGCCCTGCCGGAGGGGTTCGATACGGCGGTGGGCGAACGCGGTCTCAAACTGTCCGGCGGGGAGCGCCAGAGGATTGCGGTCGCGCGTGCTCTGTACGGCGCCCCGGCGATCTTGTTTCTCGACGAAGTCAGCTCAGCCCTGGATGAAGACACCGAACGGGACATCATGGACCACATCCGGGCGATTGCTTGCGACGTCACGGTGCTGGCAATCACCCATCGCCGATCGTTGCTGACGCCGACGGACACCGTAGTTGAACTCAGCGCGAGCCGGGTGGCCGGTGAGGAGCAGACGGTCGGCAGCCACTGA
- a CDS encoding MlaD family protein — METRANYFLIGTFTLAVIAAAFGFVLWFQSLHTTKARSPLRVVFEGAASGLRNGGSVNFNGVRVGEVVSVKLDNPRRVVALAMVENTAPIRKDTQVGLEFQGLTGVAAISLKGGSETAPPVPLDDDGTPVLTADPELLQDISESIKATLRNVNRLVSENQESVKTSLENLQTFTSSLARSSDKIDSIMSRVDGVIAKTDSVMQGIDALAGGKDGGELFQAVKSFRELADNLDKRSGALILDGRRTLADISRAVNNFDRNPTRVLFGPSNTAQQEQPAAAPPTAARAEQPRPPRRRPQ; from the coding sequence ATGGAAACGCGTGCGAATTACTTCCTGATCGGGACGTTCACCCTCGCGGTGATCGCCGCGGCGTTCGGGTTCGTGCTGTGGTTTCAGAGCCTGCATACCACCAAGGCGCGCAGTCCGCTGCGGGTGGTGTTCGAAGGCGCGGCCTCGGGCCTGCGCAACGGCGGCAGCGTGAATTTCAACGGCGTCCGGGTCGGCGAAGTGGTGTCGGTCAAGCTCGACAACCCGCGCCGCGTGGTGGCGCTGGCGATGGTCGAGAACACCGCGCCGATCCGCAAGGACACCCAGGTCGGCCTGGAATTCCAGGGCCTGACCGGCGTCGCCGCGATTTCGCTGAAGGGCGGCTCGGAGACCGCGCCGCCCGTGCCGCTGGACGACGACGGCACGCCGGTGCTGACCGCCGATCCCGAGCTGCTGCAGGACATCTCCGAGTCGATCAAGGCGACGCTGCGCAACGTCAACCGTCTGGTCTCCGAGAACCAGGAGTCGGTGAAGACCTCGCTGGAGAATTTGCAGACCTTCACCTCGAGCCTGGCGCGCAGCTCCGACAAGATCGACAGCATCATGTCGCGGGTCGACGGCGTGATCGCCAAGACCGACAGCGTGATGCAGGGCATCGACGCGCTGGCCGGCGGCAAGGACGGCGGCGAGCTGTTCCAGGCGGTGAAATCGTTCCGCGAACTCGCGGACAATCTCGACAAGCGCTCCGGCGCCCTGATCCTCGACGGCCGCCGCACACTCGCCGACATCAGCCGCGCGGTGAACAATTTCGACCGCAACCCGACCCGGGTGCTGTTCGGGCCGAGCAACACCGCTCAGCAGGAGCAGCCCGCCGCAGCGCCGCCCACCGCCGCCCGCGCCGAGCAGCCGCGGCCGCCACGGCGAAGGCCGCAGTAG
- a CDS encoding ABC transporter ATP-binding protein, giving the protein MTGAADPIIRVRDVSVQFGATRVLNGLDLDVRRGEILGFVGPSGAGKSVLTRTIIGLVPKLSGSIEVFGIDLDKASKSERRGVERRWGILFQQGALFSSLTVRQNIQFPVREYLKLSQRLLDEITIAKLVMVGLKPEVIDRYPSELSGGMIKRVALARALALDPELVFLDEPTSGLDPIGAGDFDELVRTLQRTLGLTVFMVTHDLDSLHTACDRIAVLGDGKVIAAGTIADMQASQHPWLRSYFHGKRARAVVGSP; this is encoded by the coding sequence ATGACGGGTGCGGCCGATCCGATCATCCGGGTGCGCGACGTCTCCGTGCAGTTCGGCGCGACGCGGGTCCTGAACGGGCTCGATCTCGACGTCCGGCGCGGCGAGATCCTCGGCTTCGTCGGCCCCTCCGGCGCCGGCAAGTCGGTGCTGACCCGGACTATCATCGGCCTGGTGCCGAAGCTGAGCGGCAGCATCGAGGTGTTCGGTATCGATCTCGACAAGGCCAGCAAGTCCGAGCGGCGCGGCGTCGAGCGGCGCTGGGGCATCCTGTTTCAGCAGGGTGCGCTGTTCTCGTCGCTGACGGTGCGGCAGAACATCCAGTTCCCGGTGCGGGAATATCTGAAGCTGTCACAACGGCTGCTCGATGAGATCACCATCGCCAAGCTGGTGATGGTCGGACTGAAGCCGGAAGTGATCGACCGCTATCCGTCCGAACTGTCCGGCGGCATGATCAAGCGCGTGGCGCTCGCCCGCGCGCTCGCGCTCGATCCGGAGCTGGTGTTCCTCGACGAACCGACCTCGGGCCTCGACCCGATCGGCGCCGGCGATTTCGACGAGCTGGTGCGCACGCTGCAGCGGACTTTGGGCCTGACGGTTTTCATGGTAACCCATGACCTCGACAGCCTGCACACCGCCTGCGACCGCATCGCGGTGCTGGGGGATGGCAAGGTGATCGCAGCCGGAACCATCGCCGACATGCAGGCCTCGCAGCATCCGTGGCTGCGTTCGTATTTTCACGGCAAGCGCGCTCGCGCGGTGGTCGGTTCGCCATGA
- a CDS encoding ABC transporter permease yields MTQQIALEGGPSLERIARGEELALRASGTWTARFAPALERLVTEAEKIGETKPNVFIDVSGISRLDTFGAWLIERMRRNLGQDGTEARIAGLSTNYASLVDEVRQVGDTGPAPRRGGSLRAPIERLGRTMYAFFDDIVALISMMGAVMAGVLRVIVRPTSFRLTSTVHHLEQVCWRAVPIILLITFLIGCIVAQQGIFHFRKFGADVFVVDMLGVLVLRELGVLLVAIMVAGRSGSAYTAELGSMKMREEIDALRTMGFDPIDVLIVPRLIALVIAVPILTFLGAMAALYGGGLVAWLYGGVDPEAFLLRLRDAISIDHFTVGMIKAPVMAAVIGIVACVEGLAVQGSAESLGSHTTASVVKSIFFVIVMDGVFAIFFAGIGI; encoded by the coding sequence ATGACACAGCAGATAGCGTTGGAGGGCGGTCCGTCGCTCGAACGGATCGCGCGTGGCGAAGAGCTGGCGCTGCGCGCCTCGGGAACATGGACCGCGCGGTTCGCGCCGGCGCTGGAGCGGCTGGTCACCGAAGCGGAGAAGATCGGCGAAACCAAGCCCAACGTCTTCATCGACGTCTCCGGAATTTCGCGGCTCGATACGTTCGGCGCGTGGCTGATCGAACGGATGCGGCGCAACCTCGGTCAGGACGGTACCGAGGCGCGGATCGCCGGGCTGTCGACCAACTATGCCAGCCTGGTCGACGAGGTGCGCCAAGTCGGCGACACCGGACCCGCGCCGCGGCGCGGCGGATCGCTGCGCGCGCCGATCGAGCGGCTCGGCCGCACCATGTACGCGTTCTTCGACGACATCGTCGCGCTGATCAGCATGATGGGCGCGGTGATGGCCGGCGTGCTGCGCGTGATCGTCCGGCCGACCTCGTTCCGGCTGACCTCGACCGTGCACCACCTCGAGCAGGTGTGCTGGCGCGCGGTGCCGATCATCCTGCTGATCACCTTTCTGATCGGCTGCATCGTCGCCCAGCAGGGCATCTTCCATTTCCGCAAGTTCGGCGCCGACGTGTTCGTGGTCGACATGCTCGGCGTGCTGGTGCTGCGTGAGCTCGGCGTGCTGCTGGTGGCGATCATGGTGGCGGGCCGGTCGGGCAGCGCCTACACGGCCGAGCTCGGCTCGATGAAGATGCGCGAGGAGATCGACGCGCTGCGAACCATGGGGTTCGATCCGATCGACGTGCTGATCGTGCCGCGGCTGATCGCGCTGGTGATCGCGGTGCCGATCCTCACCTTCCTCGGCGCGATGGCGGCGCTGTATGGCGGCGGGCTGGTCGCCTGGCTGTATGGTGGCGTCGATCCGGAAGCGTTCCTGCTGCGGCTGCGCGATGCGATCTCGATCGACCATTTCACCGTCGGCATGATCAAGGCGCCGGTGATGGCTGCCGTGATCGGCATCGTCGCCTGCGTCGAGGGGTTGGCGGTGCAGGGCAGCGCCGAGTCGCTCGGCAGCCACACCACCGCGTCGGTGGTGAAGAGCATCTTCTTCGTGATCGTGATGGACGGCGTGTTCGCGATCTTCTTTGCGGGAATTGGAATCTGA
- the dgcA gene encoding N-acetyl-D-Glu racemase DgcA, whose translation MNSLIAPELNGRIERWPIAGAFTISRGAKTEAIVVVAELRSGDHVGRGECVPYARYGETPEAALASLEAMRAPLAGGLDRSALQTAMQPGAARNALDCALVDLEAKISGKRAWELFGSAAPRPATTAYTISLGTPEAMAEATAKAASRPLLKIKLGGDGDDARIAAVRRAAPNAELIVDANEAWTPDNLARNLAACADAGVTLVEQPLPAGRDEALATIARPIAVCADESVHDRTSLAALRGRYDAVNIKLDKTGGLTEAMAMAQDARALGLQIMVGCMVATSLAMAPAMLLTPFARFIDLDGPLLLARDRDDGLRYDGSTVYPPEPALWG comes from the coding sequence ATGAACTCCCTGATAGCGCCTGAACTGAACGGGCGCATCGAACGGTGGCCGATCGCCGGCGCCTTCACCATCAGCCGCGGAGCCAAGACCGAAGCGATCGTCGTGGTGGCCGAGCTGCGCAGCGGCGACCACGTCGGCCGCGGCGAATGCGTCCCCTATGCGCGCTACGGCGAGACGCCGGAAGCGGCGCTCGCCTCACTCGAGGCGATGCGCGCGCCGCTGGCGGGCGGTCTCGATCGCAGCGCGCTGCAGACCGCAATGCAGCCCGGCGCCGCGCGCAATGCACTCGACTGCGCGCTGGTCGATCTCGAAGCCAAGATCAGCGGAAAGCGCGCCTGGGAGCTGTTCGGCAGCGCTGCGCCACGCCCCGCCACCACCGCCTACACCATCTCGCTCGGCACGCCCGAAGCGATGGCCGAGGCGACCGCGAAGGCCGCGTCGCGGCCGCTGCTCAAGATCAAGCTCGGCGGCGACGGCGATGACGCACGGATTGCGGCGGTACGTCGCGCCGCGCCGAATGCCGAACTGATCGTCGACGCCAACGAAGCCTGGACGCCGGACAATCTCGCCCGCAACCTCGCCGCCTGCGCCGACGCCGGCGTGACGCTGGTCGAGCAGCCGCTGCCGGCCGGGCGTGACGAGGCACTGGCCACCATCGCTCGCCCAATCGCAGTGTGTGCCGACGAGAGCGTGCACGACCGCACCTCGCTCGCCGCGCTGCGCGGCCGCTACGATGCGGTCAACATCAAGCTCGACAAGACCGGCGGCCTCACCGAAGCGATGGCAATGGCGCAGGACGCGCGAGCGCTGGGCCTGCAGATCATGGTCGGCTGCATGGTGGCCACCTCGCTGGCGATGGCCCCGGCGATGCTGCTGACGCCGTTCGCCCGCTTCATCGATCTCGACGGCCCGCTGCTGCTGGCGCGCGATCGCGATGACGGCCTGCGCTACGACGGCAGCACGGTCTATCCGCCCGAACCGGCGCTGTGGGGCTGA
- a CDS encoding MFS transporter: MSPESQIPIPSPDAKRFASRLAVFYATSFTVAGTYLPFFTVWLKAVGIEASLIGLIVAAPAVTRFTLLPFITAAAERRNAIRAAMIITAVITALGFTLLGILRAPLLIFVVFVLTACFWTPIVPLTDGYALKAVARYGLNYGPLRLWGSAAFIAGALVSGVLADLVAAEQLIWLIVAFAWVGALAGFGLRPLDAPAKSATPQRGASLLRNPTFLTIVVAAALIQGSHAAYYTFASIAWQGAGLSGTTISVLWVLGVVAEIVVFALSPRFTWSPMWLMLGGALSAVLRWSITAQDPSLPVLTVVQLLHGFTFGLTQVGTMGLLVRHVPGHVIARGQGYYTAAAGFVMSAASIASGAVFARYGLAVYDMMAAMGLAGAIVLVVMRRWLLTPASADQPHSAGSGG, encoded by the coding sequence ATGTCTCCCGAATCACAAATCCCCATCCCATCACCGGATGCGAAGCGATTCGCGTCTCGGCTCGCCGTGTTCTACGCGACCAGCTTCACGGTCGCCGGCACCTACCTGCCGTTCTTCACGGTGTGGCTGAAGGCCGTTGGAATCGAGGCTTCTTTGATCGGCCTGATCGTCGCGGCGCCTGCGGTGACGCGCTTCACGCTTCTGCCTTTCATCACCGCCGCGGCCGAACGGCGCAACGCAATCCGCGCCGCGATGATCATCACCGCGGTGATCACTGCCCTCGGATTCACCCTCCTCGGGATTCTACGTGCTCCGCTGCTGATCTTCGTGGTGTTCGTGCTCACCGCCTGCTTCTGGACGCCGATCGTACCGCTGACGGACGGCTACGCGCTGAAGGCCGTGGCGCGCTACGGGCTGAATTACGGGCCGCTGCGGTTGTGGGGCTCGGCGGCGTTCATCGCCGGCGCGCTGGTGAGCGGCGTGCTGGCGGATCTGGTGGCGGCGGAGCAACTGATCTGGCTGATCGTCGCATTCGCCTGGGTCGGTGCGCTGGCCGGCTTCGGCTTGCGGCCGCTGGATGCGCCGGCGAAATCGGCGACGCCGCAGCGCGGCGCCTCGCTGCTACGCAATCCGACGTTCCTGACGATCGTGGTCGCGGCGGCGCTGATCCAGGGCAGCCATGCCGCGTACTACACGTTCGCGTCGATCGCCTGGCAGGGCGCGGGTCTCAGCGGCACCACGATCTCGGTGCTGTGGGTGCTCGGCGTCGTCGCCGAGATCGTGGTGTTCGCGCTATCGCCGCGGTTCACCTGGTCGCCGATGTGGCTGATGCTCGGCGGCGCACTGAGCGCGGTGCTGCGTTGGTCGATCACCGCCCAGGATCCGTCGCTGCCGGTGCTCACCGTGGTGCAGTTACTTCACGGCTTCACCTTTGGTCTCACCCAGGTCGGTACCATGGGGCTGCTGGTCCGCCATGTACCCGGCCATGTGATCGCGCGCGGGCAGGGCTACTACACTGCGGCCGCGGGCTTCGTGATGAGCGCCGCGTCGATTGCCTCCGGCGCGGTGTTCGCTCGCTATGGTCTTGCCGTGTACGACATGATGGCGGCGATGGGGCTGGCGGGTGCCATAGTGCTGGTGGTGATGCGTCGCTGGCTGCTTACGCCGGCAAGCGCTGATCAGCCCCACAGCGCCGGTTCGGGCGGATAG
- a CDS encoding threonine/serine dehydratase gives MPAMTNSPVLPVSVADIDAAAEVLAPVAARTPLLSSPALDAATGARVFLKPEVLQRTGSFKFRGAFNKLASIPADARRGGVVAFSSGNHAQGVAAAAQLLGVHATIVMPSDAPASKRERTAGYGAEVVLYDRDREDREAIARDIAERSGATLVRPFDDPMVIAGQGTVGREIAEDLAALGIAPDLVVAPASGGGLIAGTALAVKARFPQALAMSAEPEGFDDHARSLVAGRRESNPAGGRTICDALMMSIPGEVTFAINRVLLAGGVAASDAEVGRAVGFAFRELKLVVEPGGAVALAALLAGKLDVRGKTVAIVLSGGNVDADLFGRLIA, from the coding sequence ATGCCGGCCATGACCAATTCCCCTGTGCTGCCTGTTTCCGTCGCCGATATCGATGCGGCTGCCGAGGTGCTCGCGCCCGTTGCGGCGCGGACGCCGCTGCTCTCGTCTCCGGCGCTCGACGCCGCGACCGGGGCGCGGGTGTTCCTCAAGCCCGAAGTCCTGCAGCGCACCGGCTCGTTCAAGTTTCGCGGTGCCTTCAACAAGCTGGCCTCGATCCCGGCAGATGCCCGGCGCGGCGGCGTGGTGGCGTTCAGCTCGGGCAATCATGCCCAGGGCGTTGCCGCCGCGGCGCAGCTGCTCGGCGTCCACGCCACCATCGTGATGCCGTCGGATGCGCCGGCCTCGAAGCGCGAGCGCACCGCCGGCTATGGCGCCGAGGTGGTGCTGTACGATCGCGACCGCGAGGACCGTGAGGCGATCGCCCGCGACATCGCCGAGCGCAGCGGTGCGACGCTGGTGCGGCCGTTCGACGATCCGATGGTGATCGCCGGGCAGGGTACGGTCGGCCGCGAGATCGCCGAAGACCTTGCGGCGTTGGGCATCGCGCCGGATCTGGTGGTGGCGCCGGCCTCGGGCGGCGGGCTGATCGCCGGCACGGCGCTCGCCGTCAAGGCACGGTTTCCGCAGGCGCTGGCGATGTCGGCCGAGCCGGAGGGGTTCGACGACCACGCCCGCTCGCTGGTGGCGGGGCGGCGCGAGTCCAATCCGGCCGGTGGACGCACGATCTGCGATGCGCTGATGATGTCGATTCCGGGCGAGGTCACCTTCGCGATCAATCGCGTGCTGCTCGCCGGTGGCGTTGCGGCGTCCGATGCCGAGGTCGGCCGTGCGGTCGGCTTCGCATTCCGCGAGCTGAAGCTGGTGGTGGAGCCGGGCGGCGCGGTGGCGCTGGCAGCGCTGCTCGCCGGCAAGCTCGACGTCCGCGGCAAGACCGTCGCGATCGTGCTGTCGGGCGGCAACGTCGATGCCGACCTGTTCGGCCGCCTGATTGCCTGA
- a CDS encoding glycosyltransferase family 4 protein gives MRILIATDAWHPQVNGVVRTLTMMAEAAKSLGVDVVFLTPETFPTVALPSYPDLRIAIPNPIRVAHLINAAHADCIHIATEGPIGLAARRYCRKRGLRFTTSFHTRFPEYVSARAPIPESWVWSLLRRFHGASHAVMAATPALADELRGRGFRNVVLWPRGVDGHLFHPRQDADLGLPRPVFLSVGRVAVEKNLEAFLSLDLPGTKVVVGDGPARAALERDFPNAVFLGAKQGEALAKVYSAADVFVFPSKTDTYGLVLLEALASGVPVAAFPVTGPRDVIGDSPVGVLSEDLRAACLGALEISREACLAFAADHTWEASAHAFLDNVRRVSMLDADRLHPHGAKPHRMVA, from the coding sequence ATGCGCATCCTGATCGCGACCGACGCATGGCACCCGCAGGTCAACGGCGTGGTGCGGACGCTGACGATGATGGCCGAAGCGGCGAAGTCGCTCGGGGTCGACGTGGTGTTCCTGACGCCTGAAACGTTCCCGACGGTGGCGCTGCCGAGCTACCCGGATCTGCGGATCGCGATCCCCAATCCGATCCGGGTCGCGCATCTTATCAATGCCGCGCACGCCGATTGCATCCACATCGCGACCGAAGGCCCGATCGGGCTGGCGGCGCGGCGCTACTGCCGCAAGCGCGGGCTGCGCTTCACCACCAGCTTCCATACGCGTTTCCCCGAATACGTCTCCGCCCGCGCGCCGATCCCGGAGTCCTGGGTGTGGTCGCTGCTCCGCCGGTTTCACGGCGCCAGCCATGCGGTGATGGCGGCGACGCCGGCGCTGGCCGACGAACTGCGGGGCCGTGGCTTCCGCAACGTCGTGCTGTGGCCGCGCGGCGTCGACGGGCATCTGTTCCATCCGCGCCAGGATGCCGATCTCGGCTTGCCGCGACCGGTGTTCCTGTCGGTCGGGCGGGTCGCCGTCGAGAAGAACCTCGAAGCGTTCCTGTCGCTCGATCTGCCCGGCACCAAAGTGGTGGTCGGGGATGGCCCGGCGCGTGCGGCGCTGGAACGCGATTTCCCAAACGCGGTGTTCCTCGGCGCCAAGCAGGGCGAGGCGCTGGCGAAGGTCTATTCCGCCGCCGATGTGTTTGTGTTTCCGAGCAAGACCGACACCTACGGCCTGGTGCTGCTCGAAGCGCTGGCGAGCGGTGTGCCGGTCGCGGCGTTTCCGGTGACCGGGCCGCGCGACGTGATCGGTGATTCCCCGGTCGGTGTGCTGAGCGAGGATCTTCGCGCGGCGTGTCTCGGTGCCCTGGAGATCTCGCGCGAGGCGTGCCTGGCATTCGCCGCCGATCACACTTGGGAAGCCTCGGCCCACGCCTTCCTCGACAACGTCCGCCGGGTGTCGATGCTGGACGCAGACCGGCTTCATCCTCACGGCGCCAAGCCGCATCGGATGGTTGCCTGA
- a CDS encoding UDP-2,3-diacylglucosamine diphosphatase yields the protein MSDDGPERRFRTLFISDVHLGARGSQTNLLLDFLRVHDADTIYLVGDIIDGWALKSSWYWPQSHNDFVQKLLRKGRKGARIIYVPGNHDEFLRNYYGTHFGGIEVVENAIHTGADGRRYLVIHGDIFDLVVQNARWLAHVGDKAYDLAIRLNRVVNAFRRWFGVPYWSLSQWAKHKVKNAVNYIGAFEETLAQEARRHGTDGVICGHIHTAAIRDFYGINYMNCGDWVESCTALAEHEDGRFEIITWTDLLKRNLPVPTVAARAA from the coding sequence ATGAGCGACGACGGTCCGGAACGACGCTTTCGCACCCTGTTCATTTCCGACGTCCATCTCGGCGCGCGAGGATCGCAGACCAATCTGCTGCTCGACTTCCTCCGCGTCCACGATGCCGACACCATCTATCTGGTCGGCGACATCATCGACGGCTGGGCGCTGAAATCGAGCTGGTACTGGCCGCAGTCGCACAACGACTTTGTGCAGAAGCTGCTGCGCAAGGGCCGCAAGGGCGCGCGCATCATCTACGTGCCCGGCAACCACGATGAGTTTCTGCGCAACTATTACGGCACGCATTTCGGCGGCATCGAAGTTGTCGAGAACGCGATCCACACCGGCGCCGACGGCCGCCGCTATCTGGTGATCCACGGCGACATCTTCGATCTCGTTGTGCAGAACGCCAGGTGGCTCGCCCATGTCGGCGACAAGGCCTACGACCTCGCGATCCGGCTCAACCGTGTCGTCAATGCGTTCCGTCGCTGGTTCGGCGTGCCGTATTGGTCGCTGTCGCAATGGGCCAAGCACAAGGTCAAGAACGCGGTGAACTACATCGGCGCGTTCGAAGAGACGCTGGCGCAGGAAGCCCGCCGTCATGGCACTGACGGCGTGATCTGCGGCCACATCCATACCGCCGCGATCCGGGACTTCTACGGCATCAACTACATGAATTGCGGCGACTGGGTCGAAAGCTGCACGGCGCTTGCCGAGCACGAGGACGGTCGGTTCGAGATCATCACCTGGACCGATCTGCTGAAGCGCAATCTGCCGGTGCCGACGGTCGCTGCGCGGGCCGCCTGA